Below is a genomic region from Microbispora sp. ZYX-F-249.
GAAGGCCGAGCCCGGGCCCGGCCCGCAGGGTTACCAGATCGCCCGGGGCTCGCGGACCAGCGCCACGCAGCACAATTCGGGCAACGGCCGGAACATCCAGAACCTCAACGGCGTCAACACGCCCTCGCTCCTGAGCGGCCCGCAGTCGACCACCGTCACGTCCGCGGGGAGCATCACCAGTCAGGGCGCGTACTGCGCCCCCGGCAGCCCCTCCTGCGACATCTCGCAGAACATGAGGTGATCAGCCCGCTCAGATGTGATGGCGGCGCCACCTGCGGTCGGCCGCGGCCCAGGCCGCCTCCCACTCGCGGTAGCGCCTGCGGTCCAGCCGATGACGCCCCAGCGCGAATCCGGCCCAGGCCAGGACGGCGGCCGCCGACACGACGCCGAAGGCCGCGAGCCACGCCCTGGTCACCGTCTCGGTCCGCTGCGGCGGCGCCGTGGCCGGCCTGCCCTGGGCGTCGACCCACAACCGCGCGTTCGCCGGGCCGTCCCGGAGGAGGAGGGCCACCGGGACCATGCCCTCCCGGACCTCGCCGCCCGGCAGCGTCCACCGCACCGAACTCGCCCCCAGCAGCCCGCGGCCGTTGGCCGGCACGGCCGACGCCTCCTCGATCACGGTGGCCTCGACCAGCTGCCGCGCTCCCGGCCCCACCCGCTCGGCCCTGACGCCGCCGTCGTACACCGTGCGAGCGATCAGCGCGGCGGGCCACGCGGCGAGCAGTACGGCGGCCAGCGCGGCCACCACGAGCGCCGCCTCGATCCGGTCGGAACGGCGGCGCAGCGGGTTGCGATCAGGCCGGTAACGGCGTAACCGCGACACGACCCAGCGGGCGATCGATCTCATGGGCACACCTCCCTGACGACCACAGGAGGTCCCACTTCCCCGAGATCGACCTACCTCACTCGACGACCTCGGAGGGCGCGCGGCGGACGCTCTCGCTCTCGTCGATGACGAAGCCCAGCCGCATGATCATCTGCGGCGACTCTCCCGAGCACAGATGCGTGCGGATGAACTCCCGCAACTCGGGCATCTCAAGTGCCTGCGTGTGGAAGGCGACGCTCACCCCGTACGCGGAGGCGTGCAGCAGCATCCGCTGCAGCGCCTCGCCCGCGCGCAGCCAGTCCTCCCGGCCGTCGCCGCCGGTGCTGAGCAGCGCCACGAGACCCGTCGACGCGGACACCCGCTCGTCCGGCGCCATCCCCCACTCGTGCCCCCGGGCGTAGTCCCGCTGCGCGAAGTGCTGGGGGTGCATACGCCGGGGATCGGTCGGATAACCCGCCGCCGGCACCCCGTCGCGGCGCGAACTGCCGGGCGGCCGGGCCCAGCGCATGAGTTCCAGAACGAACAACCGATCCTGTGACTGCACGTCCTGGGCCGCGCCGGTGAGCGCAGCGAGCACCCGGGCGGCGGCGTCCGACGTGATCGGCATCAGGCGGCCGCCCTCGGGCGCCGCCTCCGACACGAGCGCGTCGACCAGGCGGTCCGGCACCGGCAGAGCAGTGAACCCGGACCGGTGGGTGCGGCGGCGCTCGACCTCGGCATGCAGCAGGCGGATGTGCTCGCCCGGCTCACGCCCGGGCCGCACCCGTATCCTGGCCAGCAGCAGCGGACGCTCCGGGTCCGGGAAACGGCGGACCTCGGGCTCGTAGCCGAGCGCCAGCAGGGTGATACGCACATTGAACAGCGCGGCGCCGCAGC
It encodes:
- a CDS encoding Acg family FMN-binding oxidoreductase encodes the protein MNARTSEGIAQAAQAAVEAALWAPSIHNTQPWSFGVSGDEICLRADPDRKLRISDPTGRQMTISCGAALFNVRITLLALGYEPEVRRFPDPERPLLLARIRVRPGREPGEHIRLLHAEVERRRTHRSGFTALPVPDRLVDALVSEAAPEGGRLMPITSDAAARVLAALTGAAQDVQSQDRLFVLELMRWARPPGSSRRDGVPAAGYPTDPRRMHPQHFAQRDYARGHEWGMAPDERVSASTGLVALLSTGGDGREDWLRAGEALQRMLLHASAYGVSVAFHTQALEMPELREFIRTHLCSGESPQMIMRLGFVIDESESVRRAPSEVVE
- a CDS encoding Rv1733c family protein: MRSIARWVVSRLRRYRPDRNPLRRRSDRIEAALVVAALAAVLLAAWPAALIARTVYDGGVRAERVGPGARQLVEATVIEEASAVPANGRGLLGASSVRWTLPGGEVREGMVPVALLLRDGPANARLWVDAQGRPATAPPQRTETVTRAWLAAFGVVSAAAVLAWAGFALGRHRLDRRRYREWEAAWAAADRRWRRHHI